The genomic stretch CTTGGATTCTGTTAAATGTATGCATGATATTTTAATTCACTAATTTCAAACATATTATGGTGCTTTCATCTTCTGTTTTTCTTCCAAAAATAATATATTAGAGGATCGAGCATTGTTTTGATGTCGTGCCTTCCTTTGTCTTGTTTGCAGGTGGCATTAAAAACACTGATAGTCATCCATAGGTTACTAAGGGAGGGAGATCCAACTCTTAGAGAGGAAATTGTGAATTTCTCACAGAGAGGACGGATTCTCCAACTTTCAAATTTTAAGGATGATTCTAGTCCAATTGGTTAATATTTTGACCTTATAATCTTTATACGTTGTTGTTTACTGTAACTTGGGCTCAATTTGAGGCTTTCAACAGTTATTATTTGAGTGATACTCTTGCAAAGATATTTGAATTAACATGTATAATTTGTCTGCTTGAATGATTTTATTTGCTTGCAGCCTGGGATTGTTCTGCCTGGGTACGTACCTATGCATTATTTTTGGAAGAAAGACTTGAATGCTTTCGAATTCTTAAGTATGATATTGAAGCTGAGCGTCTACCCAAAGCTTCCCAAGGACAGGAGAAGGTAATTCAATAACCAGTAACCAGTTATTGTACTCCTTTGGGATAATATGTCTAGTTTCCAGTATGTAGCATATGATATTGTTTTTTTTGTGTGAATTGAAGAGTGTCTGTACGAAAATGAATACTAAGCCTAACTTGAGTACTACATTTGTCCCTCCCATGGCTCCACTCATCCAATTTCTAGTGAAAATGTCAGTGTGTTTCAAATATGTGTTTGCACATCATCACTATAATTTCAAATGCTTTCTGAAATTGGTTTTTCCCTTCCATATGACAATAAACTTCTTTTGACAATTTTTGCACAATACACTTTTTGAATATTAATTATTTAGATGCTCGACTATAACTGTTCAAATGATCCTTCACACGTAACACATCCTGGTGAACATTTGGCATATCTATTACCCTTTAATGGTTTTAGCAGGAGGACAGCCCTTTGTGTGTGTCTGTTTGTATGGGATGTGTGCAAGTTTTTTGTATCTTCTTTAGTGTAATGGTGTTATACTCATCAATACTGTAAACGACTTACTGTAAACGACTTGATAGTCTTTTTTCTCCCTTAAAAAgttttttgactttttctttcaccCAAGAGAAGTCTTGAAAGGACCCCATTAGAATTTTTAATTTGGTCCCTATATGCAAAAAAAATAGTTAGTTGGGTCACTCCTCCCGCCGTGGTGATCTTACGCCCTAATAGTAACATATTTAAATACTTTTGAAATTATAAAAAAAGTTAAAATCATTTAGTGATCTAAATCTATGGATTTAATTTGAACTCTTTTTCAATTAAAAATTCACTGGTTACTGGTAGGAGTAGGACTCTTATAACTTCATGTTTGTAGGTACTGTAATGAAATAAATTGATTTGGTAGGAACAGAGGAAGAAATGCAACATGATAATTTTATTTAACATTATTGGAAATGGCTATATTTCTTATTTAAATTGGTCAGCATTGCTAATAGACGCTCCTAAAAGTTTCTAAATGATTAATTGTGGATTATTGTCTATCTTCATTTTTGTTGCATGTAGCTTTCTCATTGTTTACTACCtccattttttattataagttAGTTTTGACCAtttcacacgtattaagaaataTAGTAATTGTTGTATGAAAATGAGAAATTGTGGAGGATTTTACAAAACTAGTCTTCATTAATGGTATGAAAAAGATAAATTAAAATAATGGAAAGAGAATAATAAAAAATTAAGAGTACAATAGGAAGAGTAACATTAATTATTCATAGGTATATTAAAACAACTTATAATTTAGtataatttatttttcttaagtgacttgtaataaaaatggagggagtactatttttgttttcaaaaagtcttgatgtttattttgtttttaagCAGGGACACAGCAAGACCAGGGATTTAGATAGTGAGGAGCTATTGGAGCAGTTGCCTGCTTTGCAACAGCTGCTATATCGACTTGTTGGCTGTCGGGTAATAATGTGAAACATGACGATATTTATTATCTTTGTTTATTGTGTATAATCTGATCAGTACTGTACACATCAATTTGgtttatatatttttttgtaCTGTTTTTTGTACTGCCACTTTCTTCTTTTTGAGTATTTTCTTTTAGATGATAGAAACTGattgaatgctatgctatgcATTTTACAGCCAGAAGGAGCAGCTGTTAGCAATTATGTGATACAATATGCTCTGGCTCTGGTATGTCTTCTAGTCTATTCATCTAAAGACACTTTTGTATTAGGAGAGTCACTCTGAAATTACAGATAGGTTGGTGAGAGTATACATATACATGTGTATTGGCATGGCAGGACTGTCAGGGGATTCCGCCTTCGACTGAAACTTTATTGGTTTATCTTCCAATCAATGTTTTAGAAACTGGACTAGATGTTGAAACAGTGAACTCTGGGTCATGGTTCAATTGCGGTTCAATTGTGAATTATTGGGTTTATAAATTTTAACTGGACTAGAACCACTTTGGAATGTCTGTTTAGGATAGGGAGAGAAGTTAGATGACCCCTCCCTTGCTTATAGTTATGAATTTGGTTGAGGGTATGATCACCTTTTTTTATTAATGAGGCATTTTAAGTTTCATGTCTATTTGTTACATTTGTAAATATTAACTAGTATAACTTGTATTAGAGGTATATAGTTTTTAAGTTTGTTGTAATTAGATGCACCTTAATCACTTTATTTTTTGTTGTTGATCTGGCTTTGGCTCATTCTAGGTACTGAAAGAGAGCTTTAAGATTTATTGTGCTATTAATGATGGCATTATCAATCTTGTTGACAAGGTAAATTGACTTATCCTTATCTATGTGATGAGATTAGGTTGAAATAAAATATGTCTTATGTTGGAAAGTGAATTTCCCTGTAGTTTTTTGAGATGCCAAGACATGAAGCTATTAAAGCCCTTGAAGCCTATAAACGTGCGGGACAACAGGTGATACTTTGTTTCTCTTTCGGTTAACTGCTAGGCTTTTGCATTTTTAATTTCAGTGGTTCTAAAATTCCATTGCCAGGCAGCAAGCCTTTCTGATTTCTATGAGGTTTGCAAAGGATTGGAACTCGCTAGAAATTTTCAGTTTCCTGTCTTAAGAGAGGTAAGTCTGTAGTTATTTCAATTTCATGCATTGATTTACGAGTTCTTCCTATTTCATTTTTATTATGGAGTTCCTATTGCTCTATCTATTGTTTTTCCTTTTAGCCCCCGCAATCTTTTCTTACAACTATGGAAGAGTACATTAGGGAGGCACCCCGAGTGGTTTCAGTTCCAAATGAGCCCATGGTTAGTTCATCATTTATTCTGTTCTACACATACCAATGCTTCCTAGAAATCAATTTACACTTTTCCTTGGAATATTAATTTTACATTTGACTTCTAGACCAGTAATTTGTTTCTGTATCAACAGCTTCAGTTGACTTACAGACCAGACGAAGTTCTTGCAATTGAATACACCAAAGAGTCTGAAGAACAGATGCCATCAGAACCTGAACCTATTGATAATAATGTTGTTGTCCCCAATTCTGAGGCTGCTCCTCCTCCCCCACCACCATCTCACAACAATTTTGACACTGGAGACTTACTGGTAAATTACTTGATCCATACATATCCGCAGTTAATATTTTTTTAGGACTTTTCTAATTCCTTTCCTTAATGTAGGGATTGAATGACCCGGAACCTAATGCATCATCCATAGAGGAAAGAAACGCCCTTGCGCTGGCCATAGTCTCCACTGAAAATGGTGAGCTTTGTTTTTAGTTTTCTTCACAAACTTTGCTGCTTAACAAGGTTTAATGGATTATTTTTATCATCTATGAAATGTGAGTGTTTGGTGAATATAGGAACTGCATCAGCTTTTAACTCTAGTGCTGCTCAAACAAAAAATTTCGACCCTACTGGATGGGAGCTTGCCCTGGTTAGCACTCCAAGTACAGATATTTCTTCAGTCAACGAGAGACAATTGGTAGGACCTTCATGCAACCTTTATAGATCATTCTTATAGTCATAAATTACTGCACCATATGATTTCTATAGTATAATATTTTTATGCTGGCAAATATTGAATTTATTCTGGCATGCATAACCAAACAAATATTACATTGTTCTAGAAACTATTTGATGGCATAAGTTCATGATGCACAAGATTCTGGGTTAATGCATGCATAAATTTGTTCACAAGTCTCACTTTTTTTCAAGTCATTTGATATGTGAACATTATCTTTTTCTGATACCAAAAGGGTCCACATGTTAATATAAGTGTAGACAGTCCGTAGTGATTGATTAGTACATCATAAATCCCCTAGCTTCAGTTTGTTTGTCATTCTATTGTTTTCATGGAATGTCAGGCTGGTGGACTGGACTCTCTCACTCTTAACAGCTTATATGATGAAGGTGCGTATAGAGCTGCGCAGCAACCAGTTTATGGAGCACCAGCTCCAAATCCATTTGAAGTTCATGATCCGTTTGCTGTATCAAGCAGTGTCGCCCCCCCAACCGCTGTCCAAATGGCAGCAATGCAACAGCAAGCAAATCCATTTGGTCCCTATCAACAGTTTCCGCctcagcagcagcagcagcataTGTTAATGGACCCAGCAAATCCCTTTGCTGATTCAGGATTTGGGGCTTTTCATGCAAATCCCGTTTCTCACCCCCAGAATAACAATCCATTTGGAAGCACAGGCTTGTTGTAAGAAATAAGGATGCCCCTTTTTGGAGACGTCGTGTATTTAATCAATCATGTTGGTTTTTTTGTACATTTAGAAGCGAGTAAATTGTTTGTTACACGAGTTTACTCATCTGTTGCTAGATACTCATCTTCTGGAATGGAAGGTGCCTTGTAAAATCAAAGATGTATTTCATCTTTTATGATATATGCATAATGGTGGGATCGCTTTCTTTAAATATCATTATTTTATGATTTAATACATGTTTATATTATGTGAATGTACAGATAATGTGTTACAGTACATTTTTAATTGCTGCCTTGCTGGTTTTACTTGGTAATATTAAAATTTTGTCATTGCCAATGGTTCAGATTCTATAAGAACACTCGAATACTGTCATGACTCACAATGTGTCAGTTTTGACTTTTTATCCCATAGACATGGAGGAAGGGGTATGGCGACTAAAATGAAAATACAACGTGCTACCCTGATATCTGTTGCAAATAAAAACCGCGGTTTAATTTAATAAAGATATAAATAAACTCACGTCTATGGATAGCTAGACTAAGCATAATAGAAAATTTTGTCACGACTAATAGACGTGTATGAGAGAAGCAGCAGCATGGCAAATACATGAAGGCTAAAGGCACCATCGCAATTTAACCTATCTGACTCAACCATGGAGATATTCTCAGGTGGCTCAACTTTATGCAGCAAATCAACATCAAATTCGAATGTGATTCAAGGAAACAAATTTTAGGCAAGTATGGAAGAAAGCGTGACAACTAATATTTGGAAAAAGGTTATAGATCTGGGAGTGAAAGGAGTAGATGACAACAACATATATATGGAAGAGATTAAAGGAATGAAGAAGAGAGTGAGGGGAAAAGGTCGAGGGAAGTCAAATCAAAGGGTGTGTTATGAATATCCTATCATATAACATATGCGGGTGTGGCAATCCTATTAAAAGGAAATCTATCCAATAATTAATTAGCAAATGCATGGTTGACGTATGTTTGCTGCAAACTAGATTACAATATGTGGATGAAGCAAATGTGTTTTCATTATGGGGAAATAAAGAGGTGGAGTGTACGACTAAATGGGTAATAGGAAGATTTGGGGGATTAATAACTATGTAGAAAGCTGGGAATTTCGAAGTTAATTTTAGATTTGCAGGCGAAGAACTTGTGGGGATTAATGTGGCATGGTAGGAAACCTATCTTTATTGTCAACATCTACTCACCCTGTTGTATCCAAAGAAAGAGGAAGATGGGGAACTAATTTAGGTATCTCAATAGCAAGTATCGTATGGGAGAGCGGTGGATAACTGGTGATTTTAATGCGATCAAGGTGAGGGAGAGGAAATGAATCAATACTCAAGTCAATAGAACTAAAATTCACGAGTTTAGAAATTTCATAAAGAGTCTTGATTTGGTGGATGTCTTGGTGACCAGAAGCATATATGTGGTTTAATTGGGAAGGCAACACGATGAACAAGCTAAACAAATTCCTCTTATTTGAAGTTTTGATTGAGAAATGGATGATTATGGGTAATATGTGGGAAGTGGAGTCGTGCCAGATCACTGCCCAATATGGACCAATGATACTCGTACGAACTGGGGTCCCATGCCTTTCAAGATGTTCAATTGTTGTTTTGAGAAtctaaagttttttattataGTGAAAGAAGTTTGGAAATAAACTTTAGTGTAAAGTAACTTTGCTTTCAAGCTAAAGGAAAAACTCAAATTTCTTAAAGGAAAATTAAGAACTTGGAATAACAAAGTGTTTGGAAAGGTTGACCTAGAGGTAGAAGAGGCTATCAAGGACCTGAATAAATTAGATCAGAAGGTTGCAAATGAGTTATCACATGTTCCGACTGAGGTAGTAGTCAATTAAATGGAGGCATCAATCAAGGTTTGGGAGAAGTTGCAACATAAAGAATCCATCTTCGGGCACAAATCTAGATACAGGTGGATTCACGAGGGTGATTCAAATTCTAAGTTCTTCCATTTAGTAATGAAGAAGAGATTTCGTAGGAATTACATTTTGGAACTAAACCTAATAGTGGAAGATTTGAGGTCAAGTTGGAAATTAATAATCAATTCCAAAAGAGATTTCAAGAAACCTAAAACTAGAAGACCAAATCTGGATGGGGTGGTTTTTAACCAACTTTCTGAGGTAGATCGAAGTATGTTGGAGTATCTTTTTACTCAAGAGAAAATAAAGGAAGTTGTGTGGTATTGTGATGGTGAAAAAAGCCATGAACCAGATAGGTATAATATGGGATTCTTCAATAAGTGTTGGGAGTTTCTTAAGGAATATATATTTGATTTTGTAAATGAATTTTATGTCAAATCTAAGTTGCCCAAGGCCATCACAGTGACATTTTTTTACCCAAAATTCTAAAATCACTTACCCTCGGGTACTTAGTGAATTCAGACCAATATGTCTTGTGGGATCTCTCTACAGAATCATACCTAAGATTCTAGGGGCAAGATTGAAGAAGGATGTGAGATCCCTTATCTCTATTTGTTAATCAACCTTAATTCAAAAGAGGCAAATGTTAGATGGGGTGCTGGTCATCAATAAAGTGGTGGATTTTTCAAGAAGAAATAAAAAAGAATGCTTGTTGATGAAGGTAGATTTCGAGAAGGCCCATGATTGTGTGTCCCGAGAATACCTTAGATATTTAATGAGAAGAATGAGTTTTGGATATAGATGACTAAAGTGGATGGAAGCTTGCGTATTCTTAAGTAGCATGTCTGTCCTAGTGAATGGTAACCAAACAAAGGATTTCCAAGTATGGAGAGGTTTGCGTTAGGGAGATCCATTGTCACCTTTTTTGTTCTTACTTGTATTAGAAGGTCTTGTAGGCTTAATTAAAAATTCCATTCAACTGGACGAGTTCCAAGCTTTCAAAGTGTATGAGAATTTATACTTTGAAATGCTTCAATTTATAGACGACACGTTAATCTTGGGCGAGGGTTGTTTGAAAAACTTATGGAGCATAAAGGCGATACTATGCGGATTTGAGTTAGTGTTAAGATTAGGTGTGAACTTCTTCAAGAGAAAAATCATAGGCATCAACTTGAAAGAGAGTTTTGCGTGATCAACCTCAACATTTATCTCTTGTGGTATAGACTCTATTCCATTCACTTTCCTTGGAATCCCTATGGGTATTAATCCTAGAAGGAGATTATCTTGGGCTCTAATCATGGAAAAACTTTATATCCATCTATCTTCTTGGAAGGGTAGACAATTGTATATAGGGGCGAGTGGTGCTTTTGAATTCTGTGTTGAATAATGTCTCCATATACTACTTCTCTTTCTATAAAGATCCAAAGGTGGTCATCCATGTAATAGAAAAATCGCAGAGAGCTTTCCTTTGGGGAAGGGTTGAAGGTAAGATGAGGATTAATTGAGTCAGTTGGTCCAAAATGTGTAAGTCGAAGGAAATGGTGGGCTAGGAGTTAAGAAATGTAAAAGGTTTAACTTGACGTTATTGAGCAAATGAAGTTGAGAAATTCTCAATGAAAATAATTTGGTTTGGTATTCTCTTTTGTCACACAAATATGGTAAGATCAAATAAAAAATCCTACATGTCAAGGGGCAATATAGGAAATACTCATTATGGTGGAAGGATTTGAAGCTAGTTGGTGGTCCTAGAGAGGAGGAGCAAAACTGCTTTATAAATTGTCTTACTTGCAAACTAGGAAATGCCCAAGACATTGACTTTTGGAGGGACAAGTGGATAGGTCTAGATCCTTTGTGCAAGTTGTTTCCATGTTTTTTTATGCTCTCTACAAGATAAGTGTAAAGTATTTGATATGGGAAGTTGGGTTGATAATGTGTATGTATGAGATTTGGGTGTGGATGCGTCTGTGTTATCAGAGGAAAAAGGTTTGGAAACAGAAGGATTGATGGATATTTTATATTCATTCCATCCTTATCAGGATTCTGGAGACTTTTTTGTTTAATGGAGGGATGTTCAAAATTTTCGGTTAAAGCCAGTTATGAGAGACAGGTTGTTATTAACAACATAGGTTCTCAAGTAGATGAACTCATACTTAGTTAGTTGGATTGATTGTGGAAGACAAATGTTCT from Lathyrus oleraceus cultivar Zhongwan6 chromosome 7, CAAS_Psat_ZW6_1.0, whole genome shotgun sequence encodes the following:
- the LOC127100646 gene encoding putative clathrin assembly protein At2g01600; this encodes MGTLQSWRRAYGAIKDTTKVGLAHVNSDYADLDVAIVKATNHVEVPPKERHLRKILFATSAVRPRADVAYCIHALSRRLAKTRNWTVALKTLIVIHRLLREGDPTLREEIVNFSQRGRILQLSNFKDDSSPIAWDCSAWVRTYALFLEERLECFRILKYDIEAERLPKASQGQEKGHSKTRDLDSEELLEQLPALQQLLYRLVGCRPEGAAVSNYVIQYALALVLKESFKIYCAINDGIINLVDKFFEMPRHEAIKALEAYKRAGQQAASLSDFYEVCKGLELARNFQFPVLREPPQSFLTTMEEYIREAPRVVSVPNEPMLQLTYRPDEVLAIEYTKESEEQMPSEPEPIDNNVVVPNSEAAPPPPPPSHNNFDTGDLLGLNDPEPNASSIEERNALALAIVSTENGTASAFNSSAAQTKNFDPTGWELALVSTPSTDISSVNERQLAGGLDSLTLNSLYDEGAYRAAQQPVYGAPAPNPFEVHDPFAVSSSVAPPTAVQMAAMQQQANPFGPYQQFPPQQQQQHMLMDPANPFADSGFGAFHANPVSHPQNNNPFGSTGLL